From the Dama dama isolate Ldn47 chromosome 30, ASM3311817v1, whole genome shotgun sequence genome, the window attataactttaaaaacaatgtttaaaagaaataataaggcCTTCATAAAAATAGGTGTTTAAAGGGGTTTTAAAACACCTGGAATGGTAGGTGTATCCTCCCTAGCATGACAAGTCCTGTGTCCTAGAACCAGCCTGGGGAGGAATAGTTtcagggagaagggaatgaacgGGTATTGGCAGCATCAAAggtcagagggaagagagaagcTGTGAGTTAAAAAGTGACCATTGGGTTAGTCAGTTTGGTATTTTTTGTGAAGTAGTGGGGGCAGAAGCCAGACTGTAGCTCATGAAGAAACAGTAAgcataaaacatttctttaagaAGCTTGGCcaggaagggaaagggagagatAGATAATCATTAGAGGATTTGTAGGGTCAAGTGAAGGatatcatttttcaaataaacagaagaggagatacaggaaagagaagagacagtTGATGGAGTAACATCATGAGGGGGTGACGCGTTTGAATGCTGTCCTGTATCTGTGAGCTATGTTTGTGCACAGATGCTGACACTGGAAATCATCTCCTGGTCGTGGCCATGTGAATGACATGAGAACTGAGGGCATTGAGAGGACCGTGGGAAGACAAACAGGGCCTTTTCTGTAGCTGCGCCTGTGCCATTGGTTGTCTTTACAGTTTTTGAAATATCAGTGTCACATGTAGTTAAAGGTTTCTTGcaaagcaaaaaaatttttttataaaactagtGTTTTAAATCCTACTGATCCCTCATTGTCCTGGGTATCAAAATTCCATAGCTAGAAGCAGGTTTGGACAGTTTCTGAATTTAGAGTTTATGAAACTTTGCTATGCACATAGTTTTCAAAGTTTAACTCCTCCAAAGCTTATTAACAAATAGCTCAGAATTCATCTTAAGATCACCAACTATTAGGCCAAAAAAATGTAGTGTTAAGTATATATCTGAACTCTCATTGAAAGTATTAGAAGAAAATGGTAAGTATTTAAAAATCTTCTAGTTTTCAGGACTGGAAAATTAGTGTTCTTGAATAATTTGTACTCCTcgatttatttttatagaatacTTCCATTTATTTGCTTTCAAAGGTGAGAAATAACTAAAATTTAGATTTTTGTCTATGTTATATTTGGCTTTTTCATTACTAACAGTATTTTATGTAAACTGTTAACTGTCCAGCACAGTTTAAGTGCTAGCTAATTTGATTGTTTGAATCACCAGTAGATTTTAGCTACCTTATAAGCTGAAAAATGGATCTTTATTTCTGATTGAAAGTATATATTGTGTGTTGTGGAGGATAGGTTTTGTGCCTAAGGAGGGCAAAGGGTATATAATTCTGCTCCATGTGGTAGAAAATGTCATGTATTTTCATTGCTTAAACAGAGCAGTAAGTCTTAAGCTATGCCCAAGACCATCCATGTTTGTCTTCTGCCAGGTCCTCTCCAGATGTCCCAGGTGATTCCTTGTTGTCTAGGCCCATTGTTAGTCCAGCTCTCAGTACCTCTGATACCTTTGAGACATTCTGCGAAGTGATTCGTCATTTTAGTTTTTTCTCTCTATAAAATGAAATGTGTCACATGCACCATGATTTTACTGTGACAGTTGAACTTCTCTTTTGATGGAAGAGTTTCATGTACATTATTAGCTGATGATATTTTATAAGAAAGCATTTTAATCTGATAAATCACTTAATACATCTTATGAAATTTCAGGGAGTGCTGATGGTTGGGCCCCCAGGCACTGGTAAGACCATGCTGGCTAAAGCCGTGGCCACTGAGTGCGGCACAACCTTCTTCAACGTCTCCTCTTCCACACTGACATCTAAATATAGAGGGGAATCTGAGAAGTTGGTTCGTCTGTTGTTTGAAATGGTGAGTGATGATATGTTTGGATTTCAGAGTCCTGTTTGTATAGGGACATGGTATCCCTGTAACCTAGATCCATTCACCtaggtatctttttaaaaaaggtcaaGTGTGGTTGTAGTTTCAGAGTTCTTGACACTAGTAAGACATGGGGTGGTGAGTTTTGTGAAATGGCTCTTGTGTCTTTAGCTTGCATTCCTCTCTGAGATTGAAGCCCTGTGGCATCTCATCCAGGGAGGGTAGAAAAGACATGGGAAATGTGTGTAGTTTCGAGGCTATTTCTGACTCTCTAATAAGCTGATTGAGCAgaagtttattttaatatatattttgaaaaccaaTTAGGAATTGATCTGTTATTaaagtttgttcctttttcatAAACATTTGCAATAGTTACTTAGGAATGTATATTTGAGGATACATTGATGATTTATCTTTAGGAGCGTTTTGTATTATGGAAGTTTTCAAACACAGAATTAGAAAGATAGGACCGTGAATCTGTCACCTGACTTCACCAACTGTATaacttatcttttatttttaggattttcctttttctgatatGATTAACATATCAGTAACCAAAGAATGGCATTAAAGCAGTGAGAAATGTCTGCtcttttttttactgttgttttAGATGGAGGAAAATGGCATTTTAGAAATTCAGTTTATTTTATGAGATCATTAAAtgatttctttcaaatattttcacaaaGGCTAGGTTTTATGCCCCGACCACGATCTTCATCGATGAGATAGATTCTATCTGCAGTCGAAGAGGAACCTCTGATGAACATGAGGCAAGTCGCAGAGTGAAGTCTGAGCTGCTCATTCAGATGGATGGTAATTGATACTTAATTACTGCCTCAAAACTATTCTAGTTCCTTTTTGAATTTTGTGTAAATTGATTTTTTGGAAATTCTTAGTGAATGGACCAGAAGGCCGCTGGAGTTTATTTGTAGTCATTTGTTCATCCACCTAATTGTTCATTTCTTCATGCACTCAGAAGGCGTCTGCTACATACTTGTACTGTTTCAGGTTCTGAGGTTACAAAGAAAAGGAATGTCGTGGCCTTCAAGGGGCTTACTGTTTAGAGATGTGGTCCAGGGTCCCAGGGGTCTTTAAAACTCCTAAAAGGTGCACAGATGCtgaactattttcataataatgtCAAGATGTTACTtacttttttcactctcattctCTTGTAAGTAGAGCAGTGGAGACTTTCAGAGGGTATAAGACATGTGGAATATCACAGTAGGTAAAAAGCTGAAGCAGATATAAGAATCCACCTCTTCTCCGTTGAGTCGACATTAGAGAGATTTGcagagatgcaaaaaaaaaaaaaaaaaaaaatgccagccttcttactaattttttttggtttaaaaaaacagttatttttcataaaatatgttaattatgttaacaaataatgtattttttattgttaaaatgaattaatattttttaagtctcaGTATTAGTTTTTAATAATAAGTATTGAATACTGATATACTCCAAACACACAAAAACTCTTTGGAGCTCAGTAatctttaaaggtgtaaaaaggattctgagaccaaaaagtttgagaaccactgctctagttGAGAAGCAGACACTTCATAGACCAGTACACTGTATCGCTAGTTCTGTAGTACAACTAAACTCTGAGTGTAGTGAAAACCAGTATAGGAGGGGTACCACCCGGACAAAGGAAGTCATAGAAGGGAATAGCCAAGGGGCTTTGAAGTATTGGTAGAAGTTATTCAGATTAAGAAGGAAAGGCTTTGGGGAGCCATTGGAGGAAGAGAGTAATGGACCCAGAGCTACTTTTTAGAGATATGTGACTCTGATTGCCAGGCAGTGTAAGAGGTATAAAATAATTCAGTACTAGGAGACCCTTCCCTCAGTGAGTTTACCATTTTTATGTCTGTTGAAGtataaaagaaaggaatgtctgtgTTGTATTTTTTTGCAAGCAGGGATGTGGaggaaaacacacaaaacatttaaaaacatcaccaaatacaaaattatttgtaTTAGCTGAATTTTATTGCTGGGTATTTGTGACCATTAGTTGGACAGCTTAACTCTTTATAACAATTGAAATAGGAGTTTAgtaatttattaagaaaatacCATTGAATTAAGTTGTTTTGAATCTACTACTTTGTTATATCAGACTCAAAATTCATATCAATAAAGTTTGTgagtttttgataattttttttgtttattgtttattttccaGAGTTTCCGTTCTGTAAACCTAGTTTtttgttctaaaattttaattctgaGAGGGTAGACCCTGTGTACATATATTTGGTTTTGTGTAAAAAGAAATGGTTATTTTCAGTAGCAATTGATTATTACATTCATTCTtaaatttcttgtttattttttctcagtcACTTAAAATTATAAGGACAAAATTATTGCAGTATAATGTCTCTCAAAATTATGATTGCATGCTAGTATTAAATAAATGTGAACCCTATTCTGTTCTCCTTTCTTGAGAAAAACAAATTAGAGTAATAACTAAaaaattcatgattaaaaaaaaataaagtagtaaaACAGCATAATCTCCCTTGCTTCCTCTTTGCAgaggaaaaacacacaaaaaagattacagaaaaaaattagattttcttATCAGATTAGACTTCTGCGATAGACCATGGGaagtcttctcttttctttaccTGTGGATCTGTCTGGTTTCTGACACCACACAGGTGGGAAGGACCACATCATGTTTGTCCCTGAGCCTCCCACCAAGCCTACAGCTGATGCTTAGAAGTATTGGTTGAATCAAAGAATAAGGGACTGTAAGAAAAATGCTCTTCTTTACCCTTGTTGTCCATAGGAGTCGGAGGAGCTTTGGAGAATGATGATCCTTCCAAAATGGTCATGGTATTGGCTGCCACTAATTTCCCATGGGACATTGATGAAGCATTGCGGAGGAGATTagaaaaaaggatatatataccTCTGCCAACAGGTATGGTGCCTTCTTTTACTCCATTTTGATCTTTCATTTACTTCTTGTtacctttctctgtttctttaagTCTTCATTCCATTGGCATTTCACTTATAGAAGTTTATAAATAACCAGTTTGCTATTTATGGAGACAGAGGCTACAGTGAAGTTTCTTACATTCAGGGCGgtggtatttttttcccccatggaacatgctttattttatttaacactaATACAACCCTGTTAGGTAGGGAATGTTGATCCCACTTCACAGGTGACCCGTGTTCCCGAGGCCCCAGACCCAGGCGTAGTAATAGCTGATATTTGTGTGCTTATACTGTGCTCTCTCCTGGCTTAGCTCCTTGATGTACTTACCCAGTACTCCTGTGAGACAGAAAATATATAATTAGAAAGATAATTGATGACAGAATTTTATAAACTGCTGAGGAAAGCTTAGCTTGGGGGGAAAGATACAAGTGGATGGTACAAAGGCAGAGATTCAGCTTTCTTTGAAATATTGGAGAACATAGACCTGGCTGactattgagattttttttctgaacttaTTTTCCTGTATGAAAAGGTTATGTCCATCGTGGGTAATGACTTTTAGGTGCTTCTCTTTGCTCATTACTAGTCTGAACATGTGTAGCTCATGACCATAGAACTGGAGAAATTGCTTTCTCCTAAAGGGCTCCCAAACAAATACTCATAATTAGAACTCCACTGTTTCTAACTTCTTTCATCTGTGTTAATTAATGTCACAAGTGTTATTTAGCTCTTTGCTGTTTGCAGGACATTTGTTATTAGGTATTGTGTCAGTGTAAGGATGTGTGACCCTTGTCCTGAGAGTGTTCTGTATGGTTGGAAGGGAGCCATTCACCTACCCAGTTTAACTGCAGTGAAACCAGGGAGCACGTGATACTGGGGTTGCCCGTAGTCTTTTGGGGTGGAAATGAAGAATAGTAAATTCTGACCGAGGTGCTGAAGGGAGACTTCATGGAGGAAGTTGCATTTTTCACTGAATTTCCATAGAGAaggatgaaaacagaggcatggctGCTTGAAAATGAGTAGGCAGCTATTGTGGGATAATCTGGTGGGATAGAAGGGTGTGGAAGAATCTGATGGGTAAAGGGTATGGAAGAGACagaactataaagaaaatgtgggaagACAACAGGCCTGAAAGAACAGTTTAGAAATCTAGAGTAAAAGGAATGGAAAGAAAAGTAGatttagaaagttaaaaaaattgaagGACATTTTATGAACAAAATCTATGCCATGAAAAGACGTTTTTAGTTGGAAAAGGCAAGAAGTACAGGAgtgaaaatagataaaacaagaaaagccacccaAAAAGACATATTGTAagttatataatttacataaagaAATATGCAGATTTCTTTAAGTTTGAGAGGCAATTAGAACTTGATGGCAAGGAAAGGCAGTGGATGGGTTACTCTTGCCATTGCAAACAGTCTTGTTTTGCTCACAGAGTCTGTGGATCAGGAATTTGGATAGGGCACTGCAGGgatactgtgtgtgtgtcccctcatgtctGGGGTCACAGCTGGAAGGTCAGCAGAGGAGGTGACTCCACGCTGGAGCCTGACTCTCTGGAGTGTCTCCACCTGGGGTGGACACCTGGGGCCTCAGGTGGAGCACCTCTGTGTGTTACTTGGGGTTATTCCATGTGGCCCGGGCTTGTTCAGGCATGGCGGCCTCAGCTGATCACGTTTCATACATGGTAGCTCAGGGCCCCAGGTGTGATTGTTCCACTGGAAAAGGTAGACAGTGCACTGTTTTTTTTGACCTGGCCGTGGAGGTCAAGTAGTGTCACCTCTTTGTACCCTAGGTAGAAGCATTTACAAGCCCACCCATTTTCAAGTGGAGGGGAATGAGACCACCAGTGGGTGGGGATGCACACCACGTTGTAGAAGTGCATGTGGATGAGAGGCTGTCACACCATCTTGGTGACTACCATCTTCCGTGGTCAACAGAAGGAGGAAGTCAGGCAACAGGCTCGGGTGGAGCTTGGCCGTGCACTGAATACTTGATGCATCTGAATGACGGCAGCAACCTCTTGTCAGCCTGACGACCACCTTTCTCCGGCACTTCATTTAGTTATGCTTGGGTTTTAGACTCACCTACCTAAACCACCAGGGCATCACAGAGTCTCTTAGACTCCAAATGATTCTTAGTTCCTATCACATCAGGGTTAGAGTACTTCTTTTAAGCTCTCTTTTCAATACCTTATCTTTCCTCTTTGTGTCTGTTTGCATTTCGTAGTGTTCTGTTGTACTTTtctacttactttttttttcacgCGTGCTTCTTCCTACTTCCATGTCATGGTTTACAGTGCTATCACTTCCCAGggtgttttctctcttcctttctatttaaattttattggttTTTCTGAGTCATTGAGAACACACCAGTTCTTTGAGGTCTTCTTTGCCCTGGCCCCTCTCCCTGTGTGGGCGTCACTCCCTTGGCCGTTTCCTCTGTGTTGTATCTCCCAGTTGGTCCTTTATAGAAGGGCTCTGGCTTTCTCTGTCACCCTCTAGTCCTGTTTGTTGATtgactgggggtggtgggggtggtgggacaATGACCATTTACTGCCTGCTGCCTGTGGGCTGCGCCTTTCAGGTGTTAGCTCACGGCGCGAGGCTTGTGAGGTCGATTCTCTTCTCACCTTTCCTCGTGAGAGCCTGAAGCCCTGAGGGTTAGGTGTCCTCCCAGGGCAGCAGAGCTGGATGTGTGCCCAGCCCCGGAGCACATGCTGGTTATCCGCCATGCTGGACAGCCCTGGGTACTCGAGAAGAATTGTTACTACAAGTGTGTGATCCATCTAACagtgtttatttaaatttcaaatgtgTATTAACTTGGTCATGTAGCGTTGACAGTTCTTTATACTGTTGTTACCACATTAACCCCTCATTAAATACTTTCACAGCGTTATTAAGTATCATTAATTCGGTTTTATAGAGATGATAAATCCTACTTAGAATCTTCTAACAAATCACTGATAGAACCAGTGTCAGAAGTTACTTTCCCCACGTCATGGTCGCTGGAGGAGAAGAGCGTGCTGCCTACTGAACTTCAAGTCCTACCAGGCCCTCATGTAGGAGAGGCTTATGCCCCAGAGTTCCTTAAAGTTGGCTGTTGGGAGTTTTATTTCTGTGGAAGATCACGTTAGGTTAAACTCAGTGTTTTAAGTTCTTAGGACAGGCCACAGTAAAACATTCTGATTTACAAACACAGTGATGTTCTAGTACTGGGACTAAGAGAGTAAAGTGATGTTCATTCACGAACATCCACCTGCTGTGTGTGGAGCACTACCAACTGCATTGGAGCCTAGAGTTTCAACTTAAGAATTTAGCggggacacagttcagcccataaTGTCCATTATGTGGTCATACCACAATTACCCATCATGTTATTTGATGGATGTTAATGCTTATTTCCAGTTTTAGGCTGctgtgctgctctgaacattcttCTATATGCTATAATGGTGCCAGTGCCTAAGTTTCCTCAGGCCAGGATGGAGCATTCCGTCCTCGGAGCGAATTGCTGGGTTGTGTAGCATGGCTGAAACATCAGTAGATAAATCCagtctgtcttccaaagtggttgcTCTAGTGTACACTCCTCCCAGCAGCGTATGAGAGTTCCCGTAGTTGACATTTCTCCATTGCCTAGTCTTGTCAGACTTGTAAATGTGTACCAGTGCTTATTGTggtttcctttgtctttcttttgcTATTAAGGAATTGGAACATCTTTTCCTTTATCGATTGGCCATTTGGGTTTTGTGATATATGTATTCaagttttttgcccatttttttattaggTGGTCCgactttttcttactgatttgtaggAATTCTTTAACTATTTTAGATATAAGTTTTTTGTTTAGTCTGTTGTATTTCTCAAACTGTAGATTGTATGTTTTCACTGAGTTTATAAGCCGTGTCTTTTGATGAACAGGAGTTCCTGATTTTAATATGGTCAGTTTATTAGTCTTTTTGTTTGTAATCAATTTCTTTTATGTCTTATGAATACCTACTCTGAGGTCATTAGGATAGATTCCTGCTTTATCTTCTGAAATGCTTATGAATTTGCATCTTATATTTAGATCAGTAATACATCTGGCActgatttttatgtatggtgaGGTATGACCcaatttcaattttttccttctgtgaatAGTCACTTCTGgtgtcatttattgaaaagacaccTTTTCTCCCACTGCCTGAATCAGGTGTCCACACTGAATGCCCTGCTCTGCTTCTGGGCTTCCCATTCTCTATCCTGATCTGTTCGTCTGCCTCTGCAAGAGTATTACAGAGATTTGAATCTTATTGCTCTGTAGTAGAGAAGTTCCTCCCACCTTGCCATTTTTCTTCCGGAGTGTCTTGGTTATTCTTGGTTCTTtccattaatattttcatatctGTCTGCCTGTCAGGTTCAAATGTACCTGATGGAGTGTTTTATTGGAATGCCTTAACTCTGTAAGACCATCTGAGGGAGAATTGTCAGTGTTGTGAAGGACGGCACAAACAGAACAATACTGGGGAACTGTTTTAGACTGAAGAAGACTAAGGAGACAGTAACTCAATGCTATCTGTAATTTAGGTCTTTAAGAAAGGAATGAAAGCCCGGGACAAATGTGGACATTTCAGTCTGGATTGTGTATTAGATAATCCTCACGTACCAGTGTTAAATTTCCTGCTTAGTGAGATGATTGTATGGATAACTTTGTTCCTAGGAGACACTGCTGAGTAATTTAAGGTACAGTGTTGTGATGCCTATAGCTCCTCACAGTTGATAAGGTAGGGGAGTAGAGGAGAAGGCAAGGGGGTGATAACTGGGTAACAATTGGGGGATCTAAAGAAAAGGTAGATGGCATTCACTGATTCTGTTTTTacttgaaaatttaaattttcaaaataaaaattgagagaaTTAAATTTCATTTTGCCTGTTAGAAAATAATTGAGAGCCACATCTGAACTAATTTTGCATCATCTTAATGTGCTGTATTAAGCAGATTTGTCACAAAAGCTGGTGGTAAAACAGCAAGATTGGTTACATTAAAAAGTCTGTAGTTTGTTTCGGCTTACTTCATATGCATTTTCAGTCACATTGGAACAACGAATGTCTGTGCGCTGGCTCTccaagtaaaaaaatatatatattaataagcgTTTTGTGCCAATTGCTGATTTCTAGGAAAAGaaaactagatttaaaaaaaaataccgaTTAGAGTTCTAGAAAGTTTTTGCTGTGTCATACTAAAAGATGAGCAGAGTAACTCAGGAGTTATACTCCATGCACTCTAGTTTCATAAAACTAGgctaaatacatttttgtttttacaaaagcaTTTCTGGTGCTAGAAtactaatgtttttatttttcataaaggatctcagaccctttgttctcaTGGCAAGTGTCTTCACAATCTTTTAGGAAAACTCCGAGTTTTGTTTCAGTTATTAGTCATTGCAGCTAAGGCACACAGGAAGTTACATGCTTCCACGAGTCATGGGGTATATCAGTAGTTATCTGTAGACTCAGAGTTATTTACTATTCTTTGCATTAGACTCTTGTTTCATTTCCTGAATGTTAATAGATGATTTCTTAACAAAATGGTTTGTAAAGTAAAATATCTACAATAGCAGAAAAATCTTTTAACAGCAAAAGGAAGAACTGAGCTTCTGAAAATCAATCTTCGTGAAGTTGAGTTGGATCCAGATATTCAACTGGAAGATATAGCAGAGAAGATTGAGGGCTACTCTGGTGCTGATATAACTAACGTttgcaggtatttttttttttttaatggtctgtGACctttttgtatttgttgttttctgtgaaaCTTCACTGGTCATCGTTAGATGGATAGTTATATAACAATATGTTCACCTTGTAtaaccttttatttttaagaaattgtatTGCCTAACTTGGTAATAATGACTTCGACAACCTGAGATTAATTTAGCCCTAAATTGGAGCCTTGCTACATCAacataaaataatatcatttggtTTGGGTTGGCATCATTTTACTGCACACATATGAAGAAAAGTGatcaattttacatatatatatatatatgtaaatttccCTTTCAGTTTAGTAACATAACTTTTAGACAGTTCACATCACTCAAGAGGATTTTTTTTAGTACTTAACTTTCCTGACGACACTTAAATTGACATTAGTAAAAACCGTGATCTCTATGTTACTCCTTTTTTCTATGATTACTTTTCTATGCATCTAAGTTTAGTGGCACTCAGTAAGCTCATAATAGCTTCTACTATTACTAtagtaaaatgtataaaaatgtgaAGTTTTGATTGGCTTGGCTGCCTGTTCGCTATCTTGTGAGCACTCATTGTCTACTTAACCTACATAATTATTTATAAGTGATCAAGAATAGAGTTGAAAATAGGATCTGGAGAAGTCAGATTTTACTTCGTTACTTGCCCACAAATATTCCCTGTGGGGAATTCCATATCTACTGTGTGTACATGTATTCATGCTCCAAGGAGAAAGGTTCTTGACTTTTCTTCCTCTGCTTAGATTGTAGACAAACTGGCACAAGATTTAAGTTATTCTAACATTAGCCTTATATTTATTTCCAAATCTGCAATTCAGTATTTCATAATTCCCCTTCAGTTTCCTAGACTACTGGGCTGTCTGTGAAGAGCAAGTGAGGGAAAAGAAAATTCAGCACCATCTGAGCCCAACCTAGACTTTTAGGATTCACCAACAGCCCCTTTTATGTTTAAGTCCTTACCATCCTGTCTTCACCTTTCCTGAACCCTCAGGATGTCtgaagtggaaaattctgagtgGCGTcgtaaaaacatgtaaaaatgatCTTTTGAATGTGTTCCCTTAACTTTATCATAATCGAATGTGTCTGACACATTCACAGCAGTAAATTCTCACTGATCCTGGTATGTTTTTAGGGATGCATCCTTAATGGCCATGAGACGGCGAATCAATGGTCTCAGTCCAGAAGAGATCCGTGCACTCTCTAAAGAGGAGCTTCAGATGCCCGTGACCAGAGGAGACTTTGAGTTGGCTCTTAAGAAAATCGCAAAGTCTGTCTCTGCAGCAGACttagagaaatatgaaaagtGGATGGTAGAATTTGGATCTGCTTGAATTTCTGTcagctctttcatttctggtatttttgtctataaaatgtgaagaaattccagcaatttttttttttaaacaggtttgGAACTTTTCATTGGAGAGATTTTTCTCTGaaaggaaaacaatttaaaaccGTAAAGAGTATACATGTAgtagagaaataagaaaagcCTACATAGAGAGCCTGACATTCATTATCCATGCGTTACAATTGCACACCCACACCAGAGTATGGAGGGCTGAAGAAAGTGACCCATGTGCTGTTGTAGAAACTTGTTTACAGAACATCTAGAAGGAACTCTGTTTCtgactttgcatttttttccctcttcttagCTCTGAACATGAAGGACCTTTTCTGTTGACTTTTAGCATCAAAACTGGGTTTGTATCAGATCTGTTCCTTGTTTTGAAGAGTGATAGTTTTGGATTAAATAATGAATCTGCTAGTTAAACCTTCAGCATTCAACCACTACTGTTAGAGGCTGTTAACACCGTTTACCTTTTCTTCCCTCACCATTTCCTCTGCTAGCTATTTAATCACTTATTGAGCTTTGTGGGGGTATATAGCTTCATGCTTTGTGGTTTTTGAATCATCTTGCCAGGTGGCTCCTCTGATCTGGAGTATTTTTGCTGGCAGTACTTCATATTGGAAGGGCAGGAAAAGTATCATGTTTGCATAAGAACTTCCTCTTCGTTCTAGACTTCTGAGTttgttttcactcttctttcaatAAGTTCAACAGATCAACCCTTGCTCTAACATTGTTTTTTGCTGAATTTGCCTTTCATATTCTAAATAAATGCTTTGGTATTCTAAACAAGTCCACTCTCTTGTGGCTAATGCAAAACAAAGCAaactctttatggttttctggaCAGCTTGTTTATTAACAAAACAGCATCGTGCGTAATGAATGATGTTCAGTTGAACATTTAGAAACCATTCCTTGTCTAGGTTGAGTCCTTGTACGCACACTAAGGTTAGGTTAGAAATCGGCCTTGCTCATTCACTTCAGCAGGAATTAAACAAGAAGGAGGCCAGAAAAAGAGAGGTTGTGTATCTAGTTATGAGTAGTCGaatgttagtttttaaaaattgcattattttGACTGGGCAACCTGTGCTTTGATAGTCAAGCTTTACAAAAATTTGTATTGGATGGTATCCTGAATTTTCAATTTTAGACAGTAGCTACTAGTTTAACTAAAAATAATACAGCTTTTTTGACAGTTGAAGATAACTTTTAGCAACTTGCTTAGGAGCTTTTCCCCTACTAAGAACTATATAATTTTTAGGTAAGTCTGACTCTGAACTGCAGTATTCATCTGATGCTTTAAATCACCCTCCCCCTTTCCTCTGAGGCATAGAGTTTAAGAGTTAAAATCATGAGATagcatgattttattttaattgaattagTTCACCTTAATTCCTTTTAttcatgaacttttaaaataaagaaataatcccACTAACATCATCTTGCAGACTATTGCCAGGCAGtagcttatttttttccttaagttcTAGGAGTCATCATTAAAACCTTAGTGTTTTGATTGCCAAAAATTTTGTATATGTTAGT encodes:
- the KATNAL1 gene encoding katanin p60 ATPase-containing subunit A-like 1 isoform X4, whose translation is MPGGGARGPVGRAHPISKSEKPSTSRDKDCRARGRDDKGRKNMQDGTSDGEIPKFDGAAYDKDLVEALERDIVSRNPSVHWDDIADLEEAKKLLREAVVLPMWMPDFFKGIRRPWKGVLMVGPPGTGKTMLAKAVATECGTTFFNVSSSTLTSKYRGESEKLVRLLFEMARFYAPTTIFIDEIDSICSRRGTSDEHEASRRVKSELLIQMDGVGGALENDDPSKMVMVLAATNFPWDIDEALRRRLEKRIYIPLPTAKGRTELLKINLREVELDPDIQLEDIAEKIEGYSGADITNVCRDASLMAMRRRINGLSPEEIRALSKEELQMPVTRGDFELALKKIAKSVSAADLEKYEKWMVEFGSA
- the KATNAL1 gene encoding katanin p60 ATPase-containing subunit A-like 1 isoform X3, encoding MSPAWTTFRAPPQIRRPNREVRPLRKEMPGGGARGPVGRAHPISKSEKPSTSRDKDCRARGRDDKGRKNMQDGTSDGEIPKFDGAAYDKDLVEALERDIVSRNPSVHWDDIADLEEAKKLLREAVVLPMWMPDFFKGIRRPWKGVLMVGPPGTGKTMLAKAVATECGTTFFNVSSSTLTSKYRGESEKLVRLLFEMARFYAPTTIFIDEIDSICSRRGTSDEHEASRRVKSELLIQMDGVGGALENDDPSKMVMVLAATNFPWDIDEALRRRLEKRIYIPLPTAKGRTELLKINLREVELDPDIQLEDIAEKIEGYSGADITNVCRDASLMAMRRRINGLSPEEIRALSKEELQMPVTRGDFELALKKIAKSVSAADLEKYEKWMVEFGSA
- the KATNAL1 gene encoding katanin p60 ATPase-containing subunit A-like 1 isoform X1, with translation MNLAEICDNAKKGREYALLGNYDSSMVYYQGVIQQIQRHCQSVRDPAVKGRWQQVRQELLEEYEQVKSIVSTLESFKIDRPPDFPVSCQDEPFRDPAVWPPPVPAEHRAPPQIRRPNREVRPLRKEMPGGGARGPVGRAHPISKSEKPSTSRDKDCRARGRDDKGRKNMQDGTSDGEIPKFDGAAYDKDLVEALERDIVSRNPSVHWDDIADLEEAKKLLREAVVLPMWMPDFFKGIRRPWKGVLMVGPPGTGKTMLAKAVATECGTTFFNVSSSTLTSKYRGESEKLVRLLFEMARFYAPTTIFIDEIDSICSRRGTSDEHEASRRVKSELLIQMDGVGGALENDDPSKMVMVLAATNFPWDIDEALRRRLEKRIYIPLPTAKGRTELLKINLREVELDPDIQLEDIAEKIEGYSGADITNVCRDASLMAMRRRINGLSPEEIRALSKEELQMPVTRGDFELALKKIAKSVSAADLEKYEKWMVEFGSA